Proteins encoded in a region of the Nostoc sp. UHCC 0926 genome:
- the devC gene encoding ABC transporter permease DevC: MLKSLLNHLQTQRPLAWAQLSHQKTRLAVAMGGIAFANVLIFMQLGFRTLFTEGATTLPASLKGDLFLLNPSTQFLGANGFDRIRLYQAAGIKGVASTIPVYINQSTWAYSKEQTSFQARVFAFNPSQIVFNIPEINQQREKLKMPHSVLFDRLAKPSFGPIPQLFAQKGEVKALLKNHRIAVMGLFSLGNSFFLGEGNLMMSEDNYADLFGDNALKQVSVGVITLNPGANPEAVKAGIAANIPGVKAYTHEELISKELQFQDTNPTGPIFSFGAIMGFIVGVVIVYQVLYADVSDHLAEYATLKAMGYSDLALLGVIFQEAAILGILGFIPGFVTSFSMYSFLSVITRLQLVMSLNIAVTVFILTIFMCVASAAITSNKLRSADPADVF, from the coding sequence ATGTTAAAATCCTTATTGAACCATCTTCAAACTCAGCGTCCTTTAGCGTGGGCGCAGTTATCGCACCAAAAAACTCGTCTTGCTGTTGCAATGGGTGGCATTGCATTTGCGAATGTCCTGATATTTATGCAACTGGGATTTCGCACACTGTTTACTGAAGGGGCTACAACATTACCCGCTAGTTTGAAAGGTGATTTGTTTTTGCTCAATCCTAGTACACAATTTTTAGGTGCTAATGGATTTGATCGCATTCGTCTTTACCAAGCAGCTGGGATTAAAGGAGTTGCTTCAACTATTCCAGTTTATATAAATCAAAGCACTTGGGCGTACTCCAAAGAACAAACCTCGTTTCAGGCACGAGTGTTTGCCTTTAATCCCAGTCAAATAGTCTTTAATATCCCAGAAATAAATCAACAGCGTGAAAAATTAAAAATGCCTCACAGCGTGTTGTTTGACCGCCTCGCAAAACCTTCCTTTGGGCCTATTCCTCAATTGTTTGCTCAAAAAGGTGAAGTCAAGGCCTTACTTAAAAATCATCGGATTGCTGTTATGGGATTGTTTAGTCTTGGTAACTCTTTTTTCCTCGGAGAAGGCAACCTGATGATGAGTGAAGACAATTATGCTGATTTGTTTGGAGACAATGCACTCAAACAGGTCAGTGTAGGGGTAATTACCTTGAATCCAGGAGCTAATCCTGAAGCAGTAAAGGCAGGGATTGCGGCAAATATTCCCGGTGTCAAGGCATACACTCATGAGGAACTAATTTCTAAGGAGCTACAGTTTCAAGACACGAACCCAACTGGGCCTATTTTCAGTTTTGGTGCGATTATGGGGTTTATTGTGGGTGTCGTTATTGTTTATCAAGTTCTTTATGCCGATGTCAGTGACCACTTAGCAGAGTATGCCACCCTCAAAGCAATGGGCTATTCTGACTTGGCACTGTTGGGGGTGATTTTCCAAGAAGCGGCGATTCTCGGAATTTTGGGCTTCATCCCTGGATTTGTCACCTCATTTAGTATGTACAGCTTTCTGTCTGTAATTACTCGGCTGCAACTGGTAATGAGTCTGAATATTGCTGTCACTGTTTTCATTTTGACAATTTTTATGTGTGTTGCTTCCGCTGCAATTACCTCTAACAAACTTCGTTCTGCCGATCCTGCTGATGTGTTTTAG
- a CDS encoding DevA family ABC transporter ATP-binding protein gives MVLKTFNSKLEIPNQKLSFPIISINNLNQSFGQGALQKPILIDINLEINPGEIVILTGPSGSGKTTLLTLIGALRSLQAGSLQVIGQELNGASKKKLIQIRSQIGFIFQAHNLLKCLTAWENVCMSLKLHKNLTVNERKTRSIAILEAVGLGEHVNYYPNNLSGGQKQRVAIARALVSQPKLVLADEPTASLDSQSGRDVVQIMQRLAKEQYCAILLVTHDNRILDIADRIVHMEDGRLLNNVSPV, from the coding sequence ATGGTACTAAAAACTTTTAACTCAAAACTCGAAATTCCAAACCAAAAACTCTCTTTTCCGATTATTTCCATTAACAATCTCAATCAAAGCTTTGGCCAAGGAGCCTTACAAAAGCCTATACTTATAGATATTAATCTAGAAATTAATCCAGGTGAAATAGTAATTCTCACAGGCCCATCAGGCAGTGGTAAAACTACCTTGCTGACACTGATTGGAGCATTACGTTCTCTACAAGCAGGCAGTTTACAAGTTATAGGGCAAGAATTAAATGGTGCTAGTAAAAAAAAGCTGATTCAGATACGTAGTCAAATTGGCTTTATCTTCCAGGCACATAATTTACTTAAATGTCTTACAGCTTGGGAGAACGTTTGTATGTCGCTGAAATTACATAAAAATCTCACAGTTAATGAACGCAAAACACGTTCTATAGCAATACTAGAAGCAGTCGGGCTAGGTGAGCATGTGAATTATTACCCAAACAATCTATCTGGTGGACAAAAGCAAAGAGTAGCGATCGCCCGTGCGTTAGTAAGTCAGCCAAAGTTAGTTTTAGCAGATGAACCCACAGCATCTCTAGACAGTCAATCTGGGCGGGATGTAGTGCAAATCATGCAAAGACTAGCAAAGGAACAATATTGCGCCATCCTACTTGTTACCCACGATAACCGCATTTTAGATATAGCTGATCGCATTGTTCATATGGAAGATGGTCGCCTGCTAAACAATGTAAGTCCTGTTTAG
- a CDS encoding MbtH family protein produces MLNQQNEQQKNETIYLVVINHEEQYSIWPKWKNELPLGWKATGKEGSKEECLAYVEEVWTDMRPLSLRKVMAEEEAKQLMS; encoded by the coding sequence ATGCTCAACCAACAAAACGAACAACAAAAAAACGAGACTATCTATCTTGTTGTTATCAACCATGAGGAACAATATTCCATTTGGCCTAAATGGAAAAATGAACTCCCATTAGGGTGGAAAGCTACAGGTAAAGAAGGCTCTAAAGAAGAATGTTTAGCGTATGTCGAAGAAGTATGGACAGATATGCGTCCTCTGAGCTTGCGTAAAGTCATGGCAGAAGAAGAAGCTAAACAATTGATGAGTTGA
- a CDS encoding thioesterase II family protein yields the protein MKCFVVVPMNAKQFSNPWVMFPKPNPQASLRLFCFPYAGGKALTFRTWTSSLPQNIEVCPIELPGRGVRLMDKPFTEMSLLTEAIAEAIYPYLDKPFVFFGHSMGTLISFELARKIRKKYSLFPTHLFVSGRGAPHVPDDVSPIHAQSETEFIEELRRLNGTPKAILENNELMQLLLPMLRADFTMIENYLYLPEPPLDCSITAFGGLQDSRGTCDRLEYWREQTSADFSLHMFPGDHLFLHSAESLLLETLSRKLYHLTKTLASSASREVCKVRG from the coding sequence ATGAAATGTTTTGTAGTTGTACCGATGAACGCCAAACAATTTTCTAATCCTTGGGTGATGTTTCCCAAGCCAAATCCTCAAGCCAGCCTGCGCCTATTCTGTTTTCCCTATGCAGGGGGTAAAGCATTAACCTTTCGCACATGGACTAGCAGTTTACCGCAGAATATTGAAGTTTGTCCGATTGAACTTCCCGGACGGGGAGTTCGGTTGATGGATAAGCCTTTCACTGAGATGTCGCTGCTTACAGAAGCGATCGCCGAAGCGATATATCCATATTTGGACAAGCCATTTGTCTTTTTTGGTCACAGTATGGGGACTTTAATCAGCTTCGAGCTTGCTCGTAAGATTCGCAAAAAGTACAGTCTTTTTCCAACACATCTGTTTGTTTCCGGTCGCGGTGCACCTCACGTTCCTGATGACGTTTCGCCCATCCACGCCCAAAGCGAAACCGAATTTATAGAAGAACTACGCCGTCTTAACGGTACTCCCAAAGCAATTCTGGAGAACAACGAACTCATGCAACTGCTGCTTCCGATGTTGCGGGCAGATTTTACGATGATTGAAAACTATCTTTACCTTCCTGAACCTCCCCTTGACTGCTCTATTACTGCCTTTGGTGGTTTGCAGGACTCTAGGGGTACGTGCGATCGCCTCGAATATTGGCGGGAACAAACGAGTGCTGATTTCTCACTGCATATGTTTCCTGGCGACCACTTGTTCTTACACTCAGCCGAATCGCTGCTTCTTGAGACTCTTTCTAGAAAACTCTATCATCTGACTAAGACATTAGCTAGTAGTGCATCAAGGGAAGTTTGCAAAGTCAGGGGGTGA
- a CDS encoding glycosyltransferase family 32 protein: MSKVPKIIHQIFFAGEAAAPENYRRYHQTILDHHPDWEHRFWDETQCRNLIKENYPWFLDVYDSYPYRIQRCDAIRYFILHYYGGFYIDMDVECLKPIDDLLANFELILSKLIEFSNAIMGSVPKHPLWLQVFEEMQQRKHQNQPNIGFSFKNSMPYYVGYSTGPILLNHCVLAGKFHESQTVNVCPGYIFEPGAPMEMDGKIFKSEVTEKSYTIHHMTSHWLTPHYRILSNIFSVFANFYWSIRSSLQPN; the protein is encoded by the coding sequence ATGAGCAAGGTTCCAAAAATTATCCATCAGATTTTTTTCGCAGGTGAAGCAGCGGCTCCAGAAAACTATCGTCGTTATCACCAAACTATTCTCGATCATCACCCTGATTGGGAACACCGCTTTTGGGATGAAACACAATGCCGTAATTTAATTAAAGAGAATTATCCTTGGTTTTTGGATGTTTACGATTCTTATCCCTATCGAATTCAGCGTTGCGACGCTATCCGATATTTTATACTTCACTACTATGGGGGATTTTATATTGACATGGATGTTGAATGCCTCAAGCCGATTGACGATTTGTTGGCAAACTTTGAATTGATTCTTTCTAAGCTTATTGAGTTCAGTAACGCTATCATGGGCAGCGTTCCGAAACATCCGCTTTGGTTGCAGGTTTTCGAGGAAATGCAGCAACGCAAACACCAAAACCAGCCAAATATCGGTTTTTCTTTCAAAAATTCTATGCCTTATTATGTGGGCTACAGCACCGGGCCAATTTTATTGAATCATTGTGTATTGGCTGGCAAATTCCATGAAAGTCAAACAGTTAATGTTTGTCCAGGATACATTTTTGAACCAGGTGCGCCGATGGAAATGGATGGTAAAATATTCAAAAGTGAAGTTACAGAAAAATCTTATACTATCCACCATATGACTAGCCATTGGCTTACACCACATTACCGAATATTGAGTAATATTTTTAGTGTCTTTGCGAATTTTTATTGGAGTATTCGTTCTTCACTCCAACCAAATTGA
- a CDS encoding ABC transporter ATP-binding protein → MSILEVCNLQKTYQQRGKRIEALRGVSFNINAGEVLAFLGPNGAGKTTSIKMIAGLIQPDSGSVRIAGCDPQRNPQALRSLGAVLEGSRNLYWRLTAQENLEYFGVLRGSSPKATHQEAMRLLDRFGLMHKRRTPVKALSRGMQQKLAIAVSLVHKPKLLLLDEPTLGLDVEASQNVKALLREVALEGCAVLLTTHQLDLAEEISDRVAIIQNGKIIAEESTVDIIKRFSGSTYIIEVEGELNQMQISKIEALGAILEAGQILYAGTKQGLYRLLTLLEPLPLLFVKQERSDLTQIFLRLVREHNYV, encoded by the coding sequence ATGTCAATACTTGAGGTTTGCAACCTGCAAAAGACATACCAACAACGTGGAAAGCGAATAGAAGCATTACGTGGGGTATCTTTTAATATCAATGCTGGAGAAGTGCTAGCTTTTCTTGGCCCGAATGGAGCAGGTAAAACAACCAGTATTAAGATGATTGCAGGTTTAATTCAACCCGACTCAGGTTCGGTAAGAATCGCAGGTTGCGATCCCCAGCGCAATCCGCAAGCATTGCGATCGCTCGGTGCAGTACTCGAAGGAAGCCGCAACCTCTATTGGCGGCTGACAGCACAAGAAAATCTGGAGTACTTTGGGGTATTGAGAGGTAGCAGCCCAAAAGCAACACATCAGGAAGCAATGAGGCTGCTAGATAGATTTGGTTTGATGCACAAACGTCGCACACCAGTTAAGGCACTCTCTCGCGGAATGCAGCAGAAGTTAGCTATTGCAGTATCTTTAGTTCATAAGCCCAAGCTTCTGCTTTTGGATGAACCAACTTTAGGCTTAGATGTTGAAGCTAGCCAGAATGTCAAAGCTTTGTTGCGAGAAGTGGCTCTTGAAGGATGTGCAGTCCTCCTCACAACCCATCAACTTGATTTAGCAGAGGAGATTTCAGACCGGGTAGCCATAATTCAAAATGGCAAGATTATTGCTGAAGAATCAACTGTTGATATTATTAAGCGTTTTTCTGGCTCGACTTATATTATCGAAGTTGAAGGCGAACTAAACCAAATGCAAATCAGCAAAATTGAGGCATTAGGGGCAATCCTTGAGGCTGGACAAATTCTTTATGCTGGAACCAAACAAGGACTGTATCGATTGTTGACACTTCTAGAACCCCTGCCTTTATTATTCGTGAAACAGGAACGATCTGACCTGACCCAAATATTCTTAAGGTTAGTGCGAGAACACAATTATGTTTAA
- a CDS encoding ABC transporter permease has product MFNLFQAEFKRIWKEFIRYPIDSISGIFVTSLFFYGMFFGAHYIAGPNIQFGDRLDTILAGYVLWTLVVFILQGIAMELQVEAQTGTLEQIFLSPFGTLNVLLIRAMANLTLYLVLIVGILLLTMILTGRYLHFSPLALLPLITVLLGAYGISLMMAGLTLLFKRIQQLSGLIQFALLFLLALPIETWNGSLQGVRLVLPMTVGSGVLRDLIARDRGLDFSLLALAGLNGVVYFVLGILLFLWAQRIAKRHAMLNGY; this is encoded by the coding sequence ATGTTTAATCTATTCCAGGCGGAATTTAAACGTATCTGGAAAGAATTTATTCGCTACCCAATTGATTCAATTAGTGGTATCTTTGTCACCTCTTTATTTTTTTATGGAATGTTTTTTGGCGCGCACTACATTGCAGGCCCTAACATCCAATTCGGCGATCGACTGGATACAATCCTAGCTGGCTATGTGCTTTGGACACTGGTGGTATTTATTCTCCAAGGTATTGCTATGGAACTACAAGTTGAGGCACAAACCGGAACTCTAGAACAAATATTCCTGTCACCATTCGGCACCTTAAATGTCTTATTGATTCGAGCAATGGCAAATCTGACATTATATTTAGTGCTGATAGTGGGTATTTTACTACTCACGATGATTCTCACGGGACGTTACTTGCACTTTTCGCCCCTTGCCCTTTTGCCGTTGATTACGGTGTTATTAGGAGCTTATGGTATATCCTTGATGATGGCAGGTTTAACCCTACTATTTAAGCGGATACAGCAACTTTCTGGGCTTATTCAGTTCGCACTATTGTTTTTGCTTGCTCTTCCCATTGAAACCTGGAATGGATCGCTCCAAGGTGTCAGACTAGTATTGCCTATGACTGTAGGTTCAGGTGTTCTTCGTGATTTAATCGCACGCGATCGCGGTTTAGATTTTTCTCTGCTTGCTCTTGCTGGACTCAATGGAGTAGTTTATTTCGTTTTGGGTATCTTACTTTTTCTTTGGGCCCAAAGAATAGCAAAGCGTCATGCGATGCTTAATGGGTATTGA
- a CDS encoding SDR family oxidoreductase — translation MKLEDVRAIVTGAASGIGRCIALELTRAGALVVGGDIDVDRLQELEVESADLPGKIYGVHLDVANESLVKSFVELAFEKLGSANTLVNNAGILRDGLLVCSDEEGWLRKLPTAQWKRVIDVNLTGPFYMAREFAAAAMDRNISQSVIINISSITRSGNPGQSNYSASKAGLDALTRTWALELANKGFRVGGIAPGLTQTPILSHVSKESQADMISKIPLGRMGQPYEIWQAMRFILECDYFTGRVIEVDGGAEF, via the coding sequence ATGAAACTGGAAGATGTTCGAGCAATAGTTACTGGCGCTGCCAGTGGAATTGGGCGTTGTATCGCTCTGGAACTTACCCGTGCGGGTGCCCTAGTCGTTGGGGGCGATATCGATGTAGATCGTCTTCAAGAATTGGAAGTCGAAAGTGCCGATCTGCCTGGAAAAATCTACGGAGTGCATCTTGATGTAGCCAATGAATCGCTGGTGAAAAGCTTTGTGGAATTGGCTTTTGAAAAACTTGGATCTGCTAACACCTTGGTTAACAATGCTGGTATTCTGCGAGATGGTTTACTCGTTTGTTCGGACGAAGAAGGTTGGTTGCGTAAACTGCCAACGGCACAATGGAAGCGAGTAATCGATGTCAATCTCACAGGGCCCTTTTATATGGCGCGAGAATTTGCCGCCGCTGCTATGGATAGAAATATTTCTCAAAGTGTAATCATAAATATTTCCTCCATAACGCGATCGGGTAATCCCGGTCAATCGAATTATAGTGCTTCTAAGGCGGGTCTAGACGCATTAACACGCACCTGGGCGCTGGAATTGGCGAATAAAGGCTTTCGCGTTGGAGGCATAGCTCCCGGATTGACACAGACACCTATCCTCAGTCATGTATCCAAAGAATCTCAAGCAGATATGATTTCTAAAATACCTTTGGGTCGTATGGGTCAGCCTTATGAAATCTGGCAGGCTATGCGTTTTATTCTTGAGTGCGATTATTTTACCGGAAGAGTCATCGAAGTAGATGGGGGAGCGGAGTTTTAA